The following are encoded together in the Mycolicibacterium arabiense genome:
- a CDS encoding AMP-dependent synthetase/ligase, with product MREFSVPASFTVDEHDNIVGVVFTHEREDPNHVIAQRLVGGTWTDVTCAEVAAQVRATALGLIAEGVQPGDRVAVLSSTRYEWPIIDFAILAAGAVTVPIYETSSAEQIRFVLADSGAVLAFAETDAHADKIEQQRAELPELRTVLRIEGSSEAALDQLAAAGAATDPSELATRLAGIESADAATLIYTSGTTGRPKGCQLTHSNLLHEIRGAKACFPEQLDKGEKLLVFLPLAHVLARAITVAAFTNKVTLGFTNDVKNLVPTLAVFKPTLVVSVPRVFEKVYNTAEQNARNDGKGRIFELAVNTAIDWSKAQDTGGAGLLLRLKHGLFDRLVYGKLRAALGGNCRSAISGGAPLGARLGHFYRGVGLSIYEGYGLTETSAAITVNRVNGLKVGSVGKLVPGNAMRLGDDGELLVKGGVVFGGYWKNEEETKAVFTDGWFKTGDLGAIDDDGFLTIVGRKKEIIVTAGGKNVAPAILEDRMRAHPLVSQAMCVGDAQPFIAALVTIDPEAFPGWKERNGKDANATVADLAEDPDLVAEVESAVADANQAVSKAEAIRKFRILPVDFTEDTGELTPTLKVKRKVVAEKFAGDIDALYAKAVRQGGRLTRR from the coding sequence GTGCGCGAGTTCAGTGTGCCCGCATCGTTCACCGTCGACGAGCACGACAACATCGTCGGTGTCGTGTTCACCCACGAGCGCGAGGACCCGAACCACGTCATTGCCCAGCGCCTGGTCGGCGGCACGTGGACCGACGTCACGTGCGCCGAGGTCGCGGCGCAGGTGCGCGCCACCGCCCTGGGCCTGATCGCCGAGGGTGTCCAGCCCGGCGATCGGGTCGCCGTACTGTCCTCGACCCGCTACGAGTGGCCCATCATCGACTTCGCGATCTTGGCCGCGGGGGCGGTGACGGTGCCGATCTACGAGACGTCGTCGGCCGAGCAGATCCGGTTCGTGCTCGCGGACTCCGGCGCGGTGCTCGCCTTCGCCGAGACCGACGCCCACGCCGACAAGATCGAGCAGCAGCGCGCCGAGCTGCCGGAGCTGCGCACCGTGCTGCGGATCGAGGGATCGTCGGAGGCGGCGCTCGACCAGCTCGCCGCGGCGGGGGCCGCTACCGATCCGTCGGAGCTGGCCACCCGGCTCGCAGGGATCGAGTCGGCCGACGCCGCGACCTTGATCTACACCTCGGGCACGACGGGCAGGCCCAAGGGCTGCCAGTTGACGCACTCCAACCTGCTCCATGAGATCCGCGGGGCGAAGGCGTGCTTCCCCGAACAGCTCGACAAGGGCGAGAAGCTGCTGGTCTTCCTCCCCCTGGCGCACGTGCTGGCGCGAGCCATCACCGTTGCCGCCTTCACCAACAAGGTGACGCTGGGCTTCACCAACGACGTCAAGAACCTGGTCCCGACCCTGGCGGTGTTCAAGCCGACGCTGGTGGTGTCGGTGCCCCGGGTGTTCGAGAAGGTCTACAACACCGCCGAGCAGAACGCCCGCAACGACGGCAAGGGCCGCATCTTCGAACTCGCGGTGAACACCGCGATCGACTGGAGCAAGGCCCAGGACACCGGCGGCGCCGGGCTGCTCCTGCGGCTCAAGCACGGACTGTTCGACCGCCTGGTCTACGGCAAGCTGCGCGCGGCGCTGGGTGGGAACTGCCGATCGGCGATCTCCGGCGGCGCGCCGCTGGGTGCCCGGCTGGGCCACTTCTACCGCGGCGTGGGGTTGTCGATCTACGAGGGCTACGGCCTGACCGAGACCAGCGCGGCGATCACCGTGAACCGGGTGAACGGGCTGAAGGTGGGCTCGGTCGGAAAGCTGGTGCCCGGCAACGCGATGCGCCTCGGCGACGACGGCGAACTGCTGGTGAAGGGCGGCGTGGTGTTCGGCGGGTACTGGAAGAACGAGGAGGAGACCAAGGCGGTCTTCACCGACGGCTGGTTCAAGACCGGTGACCTCGGCGCGATCGACGACGACGGCTTCCTCACCATCGTCGGACGCAAGAAGGAGATCATCGTGACCGCGGGCGGCAAGAACGTCGCGCCCGCGATCCTCGAAGACCGCATGCGGGCACACCCGCTGGTCAGTCAGGCCATGTGCGTGGGCGACGCCCAGCCGTTCATCGCCGCACTGGTGACCATCGACCCCGAGGCGTTCCCCGGTTGGAAGGAACGCAACGGCAAGGACGCCAACGCGACGGTCGCCGACCTCGCCGAGGATCCCGATCTGGTGGCCGAGGTGGAGTCGGCGGTCGCAGACGCCAACCAGGCCGTGTCCAAGGCCGAGGCGATCCGCAAGTTCCGGATTCTGCCGGTGGACTTCACCGAGGACACCGGTGAGCTGACTCCGACGCTGAAGGTCAAGCGCAAGGTGGTCGCGGAGAAGTTCGCAGGCGACATCGACGCGCTGTACGCCAAGGCGGTACGCCAAGGCGGTCGGCTGACCCGGCGCTAG
- a CDS encoding polyketide cyclase / dehydrase and lipid transport — protein sequence MNSIQIADETFVCADPEAVGAAVADPASWRRWWPDLRLTVVQDRGPQGHRWTVTGALTGTMEVWLEPVLDGVVVHYFLHSEPSGVAAWELARMDLPKMNHRRRVAGKEMSFELKRSLERTREIGVSRLA from the coding sequence ATGAACAGCATTCAGATCGCGGACGAGACATTCGTGTGCGCCGATCCCGAGGCCGTCGGTGCGGCCGTGGCGGATCCTGCCAGCTGGCGACGCTGGTGGCCGGACCTGCGGCTCACCGTCGTTCAGGACCGCGGCCCGCAGGGGCATCGCTGGACGGTGACCGGTGCGCTCACCGGCACGATGGAGGTGTGGCTCGAACCCGTCCTCGACGGCGTCGTGGTGCACTACTTCCTGCATTCCGAACCCTCCGGTGTCGCGGCCTGGGAGCTGGCCCGGATGGACCTGCCGAAGATGAACCATCGGCGACGGGTGGCGGGCAAGGAGATGTCCTTCGAACTGAAGCGCTCCCTCGAGAGAACACGCGAGATCGGGGTATCCCGGCTGGCATGA
- a CDS encoding SRPBCC family protein, whose product MADKTAQTIYIDADPGTVMDVIADIGSYPDWVNEYKETEVLETDDDGYPRRARLVLDAAVLKDTMVLAYEWPADRQSVTWSLVSSSLLRGLDGAYRLKPKGSGTDVTYELSVDLVIPMIGLLKRKAERRLTDTALKDLKKRAEAE is encoded by the coding sequence GTGGCGGACAAGACTGCACAGACGATCTACATCGATGCCGATCCGGGCACGGTGATGGACGTGATCGCCGACATCGGCTCCTACCCCGACTGGGTGAACGAGTACAAGGAGACCGAGGTCCTCGAGACCGACGACGACGGGTACCCGCGGCGCGCACGCCTGGTGCTCGACGCCGCGGTGCTCAAGGACACGATGGTGCTCGCCTACGAGTGGCCGGCCGACCGGCAGTCGGTGACCTGGTCGCTGGTGTCCAGCTCGCTGCTGCGGGGACTCGACGGGGCATACCGGTTGAAGCCCAAGGGGTCTGGCACCGACGTGACCTATGAACTCTCGGTCGACCTCGTGATCCCCATGATCGGCCTGCTGAAGCGCAAGGCGGAGCGCAGGCTGACCGACACCGCGCTCAAGGACCTCAAGAAGCGCGCCGAGGCTGAGTGA